The proteins below are encoded in one region of Neodiprion virginianus isolate iyNeoVirg1 chromosome 7, iyNeoVirg1.1, whole genome shotgun sequence:
- the LOC124309020 gene encoding uncharacterized protein LOC124309020, which yields MELYSRNSRYRQAPRAPVRREHQSQPRINNNCARCRKRKPGNPKIPQHCPSCLCPPDVVRSSSGGMRGVEDMDEVLARFEELARDPREFGGPVIQQPSGRPTTNSVQGVKNCVRLHPKKPMSSLAVRQQRKSEQDQMLNVLYHDLMSSGLANEETTRAACAKYQTPIKSLRQRPNRRVERSRVDQSNHEVTDLDSDAVLRYFRDYNTPKGRSVGVSIQKEDEVGSKEMDLEDEEQQRQLEKDNRELNELSKEVRQFEMEKGGDTQWEKRRPGEDGDQLKRRVSFLPSKLPATTQNCEVIGNQDARSRSPSGDHGADGGNVQRKSTSLITQGNDEESGENLMGPEDYGKIQSRESSLSRDLKDILYPDPTYGRCLATPTTRTSKNNDGQVIEANETRTGLSQSNKTTPGNTKKLVYAGGDLDLHASKSYIVDLIDRALSRELGTAIEERKVESVARPSQSEKEICVEIARALQGDCCSITYAQNCNAPEYVRHLKLLRWDYLNHIQDELRKLQNLERILDSYSPRQSLPLSQSSQASSSTEQKKHHQNII from the exons ATGGAGTTGTACAGTAGAAACAGCCGGTATCGTCAGGCACCGCGGGCTCCAGTTCGCCGAGAACACCAAAGTCAGCCACGCATAAATAACAACTGCGCAAGGTGTCGGAAAAGGAAACCAGGAAACCCTAAAATCCCGCAGCACTGTCCCTCTTGTCTTTGTCCTCCCGACGTCGTCAGATCATCGTCCGGCGGAATGAG GGGAGTCGAAGACATGGACGAGGTCCTTGCGAGGTTCGAGGAACTTGCCCGTGACCCCCGGGAATTCGGAGGTCCTGTGATCCAGCAACCAAGCGGAAGACCGACGACCAACTCTGTGCAGGGTGTGAAAAACTGCGTCCGACTTCATCCGAAGAAGCCGATGAGTAGCCTGGCGGTTCGTCAACAGCGGAAAAGCGAGCAGGACCAGATGCTCAATGTCCTTTATCACGACCTGATGAGCTCGGGTTTGGCGAACGAGGAAACGACCCGGGCAGCCTGTGCCAAGTATCAAACTCCCATCAAGAGTCTCCGACAAAGGCCAAATCGTCGAGTGGAAAGGAGCAGAGTTGATCAGAGTAACCACGAGGTTACGGACCTGGACAGCGACGCCGTGCTTCGGTATTTCCGGGACTACAATACCCCGAAGGGACGATCAGTGGGAGTCTCGATCCAGAAGGAGGACGAGGTCGGGTCGAAGGAGATGGACCTTGAGGACGAGGAGCAGCAAAGGCAGTTGGAGAAGGACAATAGAGAGCTTAACGAGCTCAGCAAAGAAGTCCGCCAATTCGAGATGGAGAAGGGTGGTGATACACAGTGGGAGAAAAGACGTCCCGGTGAGGACGGAGACCAACTGAAACGTAGGGTTAGTTTTCTGCCGAGTAAACTTCCGGCCACAACGCAGAATTGCGAGGTCATCGGGAACCAGGACGCCAGGAGCAGGAGTCCTTCGGGCGATCATGGGGCTGATGGTGGTAACGTACAGCGCAAGTCGACGTCCTTGATTACTCAAGGCAACGACGAGGAATCAGGGGAGAATTTAATGGGCCCTGAGGATTACGGCAAGATCCAATCTCGAGAATCCAGCTTGTCCCGGGATCTCAAGGATATTTTATACCCTGATCCTACCTACGGTAGGTGCCTCGCAACTCCGACAACTCGGACCTCCAAGAACAACGATGGGCAGGTCATTGAGGCTAACGAAACTAGGACTGGTCTGTCTCAGAGCAACAAAACTACACCTGGGAATACAAAGAAGTTGGTCTATGCTGGGGGTGACCTTGACTTACATGCCAGCAAAAGCTACATCGTTGATCTGATCGACAGAGCTTTGAGCAGGGAACTCGGCACTGCTATCGAAGAGAGAAAG GTGGAAAGCGTCGCACGTCCGAGTCAGTCGGAGAAAGAAATTTGCGTTGAAATAGCGCGGGCTCTTCAGGGTGACTGCTGCAGTATAACTTACGCCCAAAATTGCAACGCGCCCGAATACGTAAGGCATCTGAAATTACTGCGGTGGGATTATCTTAACCACATTCAGGACGAGCTGAGGAAACTGCAAAACCTCGAAAGGATCTTGGATTCTTATTCGCCCAGACAATCGCTTCCTCTTTCACAGTCTTCTCAAGCCTCTTCTTCGACCGAACAAAAGAAACACCATCAAAACATTATATGA
- the LOC124308955 gene encoding tyramine receptor 1-like, translating into MASPAATAATSGSIWTTATYSTNNNFVPTSGKNLTNEYTPLWTDLLQAAVFSVLIFVTIVGNTLVIAAVITTRRLRSVTNCFVSSLAAADLLVGLAVMPPAVLLQLNGGHWELGEILCHSWVSLDVLLCTASILSLCAISIDRYLAVTQPLVYSRRRRSKRLAGSMIIVVWLIAGAIASLPMLGCFPNSQSIDKKICSYNMDTSYVIFSAMGSFFLPMLVMLYVYARISCVIARRHRHLETTSSEPLNRRTTNQKERSRSVKSKRSGCSTPLESGGIPFDQIADEGEAENSGKRMTFRTHQQSCINRVARETKTAGTLAVVVGGFVACWLPFFILYLATPFMPTNPPNTLMPALTWLGWINSAINPFIYAFYSADFRLAFWRLTCQKLCRGRAGPIVQRRVKPPTADARTEASRT; encoded by the exons ATGGCAAGCCCGGCAGCAACGGCGGCCACATCCGGTTCCATCTGGACAACTGCAACCTACAgtacgaataataatttcgttcCAACTAGCGGGAAAAATCTCACGAACGAATACACGCCTCTTTGGACGGATTTGCTGCAGGCCGCTGTATTCTCCGTGCTCATATTTGTCACAATT GTGGGAAACACTCTGGTTATTGCTGCCGTAATTACGACGAGACGTCTCAGGTCGGTTACAAATTGTTTTGTATCCAGCTTAGCAGCGGCCGATCTCTTAGTTGGATTAGCAGTTATGCCACCGGCCGTCTTGTTGCAg CTGAACGGAGGACACTGGGAACTGGGAGAAATCCTCTGCCATTCATGGGTCTCTCTAGACGTTCTTCTGTGCACCGCGAGCATTCTTTCCCTGTGCGCCATATCGATCGATAG GTACCTCGCAGTGACACAACCGCTGGTCTACAGCAGACGTCGAAGGAGCAAACGTCTCGCCGGCTCGATGATCATCGTCGTTTGGTTAATCGCTGGCGCTATAGCGAGCCTTCCGATGCTTGGATGCTTCCCCAACTCCCAGAgtatagataaaaaaatatgctcaTACAACATGGACACCTCTTACGTTATATTCTCCGCGATGGGTTCATTCTTTCTTCCTATGCTAGTCATGCTCTACGTTTACGCTAGGATATCATGCGTCATTGCCAGACGTCACAGACACCTCGAAACTACCAGCTCGGAACCGTTGAATAGACGAACTACTAATCAG AAAGAGCGTTCGCGGAGTGTGAAATCGAAGCGATCCGGCTGCTCTACGCCCCTCGAGAGTGGAGGCATCCCTTTCGATCAGATAGCCGACGAAGGGGAAGCTGAGAACTCCGGGAAAAGGATGACATTCAGGACTCATCAGCAGAGCTGCATCAACAGGGTGGCAAGAGAGACGAAAACTGCCGGGACATTGGCGGTTGTTGTGGGTGGTTTTGTCGCTTGCTGGcttccatttttcattctctacCTTGCTACCCCATTCATGCCCACTAATCCACCCAACACCCTTATGCCGGCGCTTACATGGTTAG GGTGGATCAACTCGGCGATAAATCCGTTCATCTACGCCTTTTACTCGGCCGACTTCAGACTGGCTTTCTGGCGTTTGACTTGCCAAAAGTTGTGCAGAGGAAGAGCCGGACCGATTGTTCAACGCCGAGTAAAACCGCCAACGGCCGATGCAAGAACCGAAGCTTCGAGAACATAA